From Salmo salar chromosome ssa04, Ssal_v3.1, whole genome shotgun sequence, one genomic window encodes:
- the LOC106603603 gene encoding acetylcholine receptor subunit gamma, whose protein sequence is MATHSLWTCLVATVGLLWGVTVLVRCNEESKLIGDLFRGYNKNIRPAAHPTDKVEVQVKLILTNLISLNEKEETLTTNVWIEIQWNDIRLAWNTSEYFGIEVIRVPYNTVWLPDIVLENNIDGKFDVAYYANVLIYSSGYMYWLPPAIYRSTCAIEITYFPFDYQNCTLVFRSQTYSANELEIILAVDAETNKPIEWVDIDPEAFTENGEWAIKHRPARKLINSRYSPDDLEYQEISFNLVIQRKPLFYIINIILPCSLISSLVVLAYFLPAQAGGQKLTVSISVLLAQTVFLFLIAQKVPETSLNVPLIGKYLIFVMSVTTLIATNQIVVLNMSLRSPNTHTMSHTIKHLFLELVPQFLGMAPLVDNAEAEVNGGRERRRSSFGLMQRAEEYVLKQPRSEMMFDKQRERHGLTRSFVDGIDVSTTASLYKSLAQAAPEIKECVDACNFIAESTKQANDIGSEMESWVLIGKMIDKVCFWVAMALFSIGTVAIFLTGHFNSVPEFPFPGENKRYLPS, encoded by the exons ATGGCAACGCACTCCCTTTGGACTTGTTTGGTTGCAACTGTAGGCTTACTCTGGGGTGTGACAGTACTGG TGCGTTGTAATGAGGAGTCTAAGCTGATTGGGGACCTGTTCAGAGGCTACAACAAGAACATCCGTCCAGCAGCACACCCCACAGATAAGGTGGAGGTGCAGGTCAAGCTGATTCTCACCAACCTCATCTCCCTG AATGAAAAGGAAGAGACTCTCACAACTAATGTCTGGATTGAGATT cAATGGAATGATATTCGCCTAGCCTGGAACACCTCTGAGTATTTTGGCATTGAAGTTATCCGTGTGCCTTACAACACAGTATGGCTCCCTGACATCGTCCTTGAGAATAA CATTGATGGCAAGTTTGATGTGGCCTACTATGCCAATGTGTTGATCTACTCCAGTGGCTACATGTACTGGCTGCCTCCAGCGATCTACCGCAGCACCTGTGCCATAGAGATCACCTACTTCCCCTTTGACTACCAGAACTGCACCTTAGTCTTCAGGTCCCAGACATACAGTGCAAATGAGTTGGAAATCATACTGGCTGTTGACGCAGAGACCAACAAGCCTATTGAGTGGGTGGACATTGATCCCGAGGCCTTCACTG AGAACGGTGAGTGGGCCATAAAGCACCGGCCAGCCAGGAAGCTGATCAACTCACGCTACAGTCCTGATGACCTGGAGTACCAGGAAATCTCCTTCAACCTGGTCATCCAGAGAAAACCTCTATTCTACATCATCAACATTATCCTGCCCTGctcactcatctcctccctgGTCGTCCTGGCCTACTTCCTACCTGCACAGG CTGGGGGACAGAAGCTGACTGTGTCCATCTCTGTCCTGCTGGCTCAGACTGTCTTCCTATTTCTTATTGCTCAGAAGGTCCCTGAGACATCTCTCAATGTCCCACTCATTGGCAA GTACCTGATCTTTGTCATGTCTGTGACCACGCTCATCGCCACCAACCAAATCGTGGTGCTCAACATGTCCCTCCGTAGTCCCAATACCCACACCATGTCCCACACTATCAAGCAC CTCTTCCTGGAGCTTGTTCCTCAATTCCTGGGCATGGCCCCTCTGGTGGATAATGCAGAGGCGGAAGTgaacggagggagggagcgaCGGCGTAGCTCGTTCGGCCTGATGCAGAGAGCGGAGGAGTATGTGCTGAAACAACCACGCAGCGAGATGATGtttgataaacagagagagaggcacggCCTCACACGATCATTTG tggatggtattgatgtgagcaCCACAGCCAGCCTGTACAAGAGCCTCGCCCAAGCTGCTCCTGAGATCAAGGAATGTGTGGATGCCTGTAACTTTATCGCTGAGAGCACAAAGCAAGCAAATGACATTGGATCA GAAATGGAGAGTTGGGTATTGATCGGGAAGATGATTGACAAGGTGTGTTTCTGGGTGGCCATGGCCCTCTTCTCCATCGGAACTGTCGCCATATTCCTCACGGGACATTTTAACTCAGTCCCAGAGTTTCCATTCCCTGGGGAAAACAAACGATACCTCCCCAGTTAG